The Fusarium falciforme chromosome 8, complete sequence region TCCCTGAGGCTCGAGCCATGATGGCATCTGCGAGTTTTATATTTCGGTGGGAGCGAGAAACAATCACCTTTTCGTCCCATGCAGGCGTTTCTCCTGGGATGCTCTGGCTACTATGTACGTACCAAGACGTGCATTGCGACGAGCTGACCAGGCAACCCTGGTAGCCAGAGACTGCAAGCCGCAAGTCTGGACTCGCTCACAGCGACAGAGATGGGACTGAAGCTCAAGGCACGTTTTTCATTCTGACGTTTTGCTCTGTCGCACTTCCTTTAAAAAGCGGAAACCTCGTGGTGACGGATCGCTGTGAAAACAAAGTTTGACCCAGATGTTGATTTAATTTACGACCAACAGAACTCATCCTACGGCACCTCCCGCTGCACACCATCGTCGTTGGTTCGTTGCTTTGGCTGGGGATCAACGTGTTTGTTAGTGCTGTGCTGCATGGATGAAAGCCCGAACGTCTGCCCAGCCACGAGGACGCTGTACCCTTTGTTCTATTTATCTTGGTATGACCTCACTTGATCCAAAGTCACCAACACCGTGCTCGCTTGAACTGGGAAAGAAAAGCATTATCTCTGGGATCATCAATAGGAGGAACGTAGCATCGATGCACAGGGGCACCCAAATAGGAAATCGCCGCAAATATAGATGAATCACGTGACACATCCAGCGACGCGTTACCTGAGACGCGACCTGTGTGTTTTCCCAGGGGCAAAGACGTCACCGACTCTCCATCACCAGGCAAGGAGCCATTCCAAAAGCCGACAAGGGCTCACTGGACACTAGGCTGGTTTGCGTCTTTGCTTCTCAAACGTTGCGACCCGCCCCTTGTCTCATCCCATCATCCTATGCCCATCTCGTCCCATGAATCTGGCAGCTCCGAAGCCTCATGGCAACTCCGTCCCGCCCATCGCTGCCGCTCCGCCGTCAGTCGTCTACTAGGAGCCTTCGACATGACAATGATGACTTGGCGCAGTCGTTGAAACAGCTGTCCATCTCCACCTCGCCCGGCCGCGCTCATGGCTCACCGCACCTCTCCGAACCCAGCACTCCCTTTCGTGCATCAGGACGCCGTACTTCGCAGTCCCCAAGGCCCAATGCTCGACTCCCATCTCGTAGCCCTTCGCAAGGGCGCGATCCCGGCTCGGGAACGCCCACGCTTCTTCGAAAGGCCTCGATGAACTCGCTGCGGTCTTCAAACGGAATGGGAGCTGTCCCGACTCCTACTCGACGTGCTAGTACCACGCATATCATGTCACCATCCCCCAAGTCTCCCTTAGCTACTCCCCCTGTCCAGGAGAAGCCCCGACCGACCGCCAGCTCAATTGCACACGACGTCTTGAGTGCCGAATTGCAAGCGCATCACTCACCCGAATGTGCAAGCCAACCGCAAACGATCGTGGTCCTCAACGATGCCGTCTATGGTCACCGATTCTCCCGACCGAGAACCTCCCGGGCCGCCCTTGGGACGATTGTCGAACGCCCGGAAAGAATAAAGGCAGCTGTCTTGGGCATCTCGACAGCTTATGTGCGCCTCGGTGGGCGGCACAGCGAGGGAGCATTTCCACCACATCCCAGGAGGGATGTCGAAGACCTGCCAGGGATCCCCTTTCGGATACACAAGACGGAGCGTAAACTTTCACTGTTATCACCGGCTGTTGTCAATGTTCATGGAACGAAATGGATGGAAGAATTGAAGATGATGTGCGAGGCGGCCGAGTCGAAGCTTGCAATGGGAGGCAAAGAACTCCAGAGGCCAGAGTTGAACCGAGGAACCGAGAAAGCACCCGAAAAGTTTCATGAAGGGGACTTATACCTCTGCTCGGAGTCTCTTAACGCTATGGAGGGTGCCCTGGGAGCTGTTTGCGAAGCCATTGATACCGTCTTCGGTCCTGGACCTCAACGTGCGTTTGTGGGAGTGAGACCTCCAGGTCACCACTGCTCTGCTTCATACCCTTCGGGATTCTGCTGGATCAACAATGTTCACGTCGGAATCATGCATGCTGCCCTTAATCACGGGCTTACACACGCCGCTATCATCGACTTTGATCTTCACCACGGTGACGGATCTCAGGCCATCACCTGGCAACATAACACTCGAGCTAACGCGGCGGCCAAGAACGCTGCTGCGTGGAAGAAGTCGTCTGTAGGCTATTTCAGCTTACACGACATCAACTCGTATCCGTGTGAGATgggtgatgaggagaaggttaAGAACGCCAGCATCTGCATTGATAATGCGCACGGCCAAACGGTTTGGAATGTCCACCTGCAGTCGTGGAAGACCGAGGAAGAGTTTTGGCGACTCTACGAGACGAAGTACAGCGTCCTGCTGGAAAAGACCAGGAACTATCTCAAGAACCAGGCAGAACGGCTACGACAGTCAAACCAGGTTCCCAAGGCCGCCATTTTCTTCTCGGCTGGCTTTGATGCGAGTGAGTGGGAGAGCGCAGGAATGCAGCGCCATCAGGTCAATGTTCCGACGGAGTTCTACGCCCGGATAGCCCAGGACGTCATCAAACTGGCCGCCGAAGAGGGACTTGAGGTCGATGGCCGCATCGTCAGCGTCTTGGAGGGTGGCTATAGCGACAAGGCTTTGTTTTCCGGTATTCTCAGTCATCTCAGTGGCTTGGCAGATGACCAGACATATGAACGAGAGCCGCAGAACCTGGGACGTCTTGGTGCGGAGATGGGACACAAGATCGGAGTGCTCGCggaggaagacgatgagATGGATACGAAGCCATCGCTGGACTCTGTTCACAGCTATGATCCAGCCTGGTGGGCAAGTCCACGGCTGGACGAGCTTGAAGCTATAGTTGCAGGTCCTGGCGGTCCTGCAGCGAAGCCACACAGCAACACGCTTCCCACTTACTTCTCTCCGACACAAGCGTCAACAGCTAGGGTTGCTGATCCTATCAAGATGCGGCGCAGTCTTTCCAACTTGGGTGCTTCACTATCACGGCCTGCCTCGCCGCCCCCGCCAGAGGTCCCCTGGACGGTTGCAGCCCACGAGCTCAGCAAGCTTCTCATCCCTGAAAGTCGCCAGACAGACAGCTGCAAACCTGAGGATTTGAACGCTGAGGCAAGCCGAGCGAGACGAGACCGCCAGTCATTGCTTATGGGAATTGACCTTAACCCTCCGGCCCCAGCTTCACGCCCGACGTCACGCATGTCTTTGCGTGAGAGACGGCCCAAACCAGCTCCTCCCCCTCAGCccaccaaggacaaggcgCCAAAGGGTCGTAGACAGACAATGGCTACCGCCACTTTGACTGCAGACAAGGCAAGTGTTCTACCTCTATATATGTAAGTGAGCCAAAGCTAACTCTTCGCAAGGCTGTGGCCCGTGGTATCCCTTCGAGGACCAACGGCGATGAGCCGGTGCGGAGAACCAGTCGACGCCTTAGCGAGGTACCGACTACTCTCGCATCCAGGGCTACATCGCAGACTTCGTCCAGCAATGAAGCTGACCTTCCGGAGGGCTCTGAGGCCCCTGGTCCTGGCTCTCCAGCGAGCACCAGGGCACCTCCCGGTGGAGGCCTTCAGGTTAAGAAAACACGAAACCCAGTCGCTCCTCGTAAAGAGCCCGCGCCAAGGGCGCCTCGAGGCACCAAAAAGGTTGCTCCTCCCACGACATCACGGCCCCCTACAGCAGCCCAAAGGGTTCACCCATCGACAAAGCCTCAGGCCAGGGCTGGCCCATCTTGTGCAACGGGTGATGATATCGATAGCATCACAAcagggatgaagaagatccGCATCAACCTCATCACTCAGTCCCAGAAGGAAGCCAGAGAGCGAGCCCGACTTGAAGCTgaaaaggtcaaggccagATCTGTGTCTGCCTCTGCTGCTATCAGCCAGCCCAAGCCTGCTCGGCCCATCGAAGCCCCAGCCGACCGCCGACAGTCGCCGGAAATCAGAGGCCCTGACTCGGGGAACATCTCTCCCACTCAGATTGCAGCCCCTAACTCTGAGATTCCTACCCCTCCGGCCACAATCACGTCCAGCGGCCTTACAACGCCTTTCCCAGATGCCCCTTTTGAGATCAATGAGCCACAGCAGGTCTCGCTGCCCCCTAGTTCTTCTCCCATTCCTTCTGTTTCCATTCAAtcgagcgacgacgacaatgTGTTTATTGCGTACCAACCCGAAGGCCCTGCACCAGTGGCTGTGGCTCAACAGGAACCCATCAAATGGCTCCCGCCTAATGTGCAAACGCCATCTTCACAAACGCCTGCCGCAACACCAAGCCCGGTAAAGAAGAGCAACCTCTTCCAGTATACCGAGGGAATCCCGTTTGCGCCACGACCGCAACAGCATGCGGGGGAGCAGAAGCCGACAGATGAAGGTGCCAAGTCCGAGCCACCCGCTTCTAAATCTGTTCAAGAAATCCCTGAGACACCTCAGCATGAGAGACGAGGGTGAAATCCTGTTAAATGTCCCATTTCCTGTAATTCGCGGATAGCTGGCTATCTGTTCTACTTCAAGACTCTCTATCAAGAGGGTGTGGCGGTATTTGAAGCCAATACTCGATTATAGTTGTCCCTATCTTTCTTTGCTCGATTTGCCCCTTCTTCCTTGGAACGTTTCATCCTCGGACCAACCCATCTTTGGATGTCAGGTGTCCCAGCACGATACCCTTTCTCTTGGCTTCTCAGATGTAGTTGCCGCCCGTTTCTAAATAGCTCTAGTTTTTCTTTCTAATTCATGACTTGTACGGCTGGCTcgtctcttcctcctcattcACTTGCTGTCTATTGAGTTTCTAGGGGAAACTCTGGCGGAAAATATCGACAGGGACGCTGACGTCCTCGACGACGGATCTGTTGGGGCCCTCGATGCCAGGATGGAACTTCCTCTGCAAGGTCCACACCTCTTGGATGCCTAGGCTCTCAAGATAGGCGACTGTGCGGGCATAGTTTGTGGCGACCTGGGCGATGCCGTGGCTGTCGTCGGAGAAGGTGAATTTGCCGCCCATCTTGATCCATTCCTGATGAATGTGGTCAGCATCACCACGCATAAAAGGCCAAGCAGGAAGGTGTTTCGGGTCATCTTACCTCGGCAATGATCCTGCACGGATAAGGCTCCGCCAGTCCCTTGCGCAGCGCGGCACTGTTTACTTCGAGCCATCCTCCTTGCTCCCGTGCAAGTTTGAGATTCCGAATGACGCGCTCCCACACACCCTTCCACTGGCGAATGTCCCTCCCAGGGTCCTCGCTCATCAGACGGATGAGGTCAAAGTGGCCGACGACGCGGGGCTTGAGCTCCTGCAGCATGTGATACTGAAGGTCGTAATAGTCCTCGTAGAGCTTCTCCTCTGTACCACCCTCGCTGGCGTCCCGGGCAGCGGCAAACATGGTGGCATCGTAGTCAATTGGGACACCGTGCACATGATGCACTGAGCCGATGAAATAGTCAATGATGGGGTGTTCAGCCAATGTCCGAACGTGGGCGGCAAAGTCGGGGCGAATGAACTCGGCCTCAAAACCAATCAGGATGTGAACCTTGGAGGCGTACTCTCGCTGCAGACGCTGTGCCTCGACGAGATAAGCCTCATGACGAGGGGGCAGAGCCTCAAGAGCAGCTTGAGGGTCATCAAGCTAAGAAATTGTGAGACATTTCCAAAAACACATGGTGTTGAGTCAAAACTCACCTCTTCGGGATAAAGATCTCGCTGCTCATAGCGGGGCATATGCTCCGTGAGCCCAATGGTCTTGTAGCCGAGCTCGACAGCATGCTTGATGATGTCCTCGAGCTGGTCCTTGGCATGTCCCGGGCAGAACTGCCCGGAGTGGGAGTGCATCGTGAAGGCCATGGTTAACTCTGTCCAATTTGCTAGTGAGTCAATGataattctattaaataCTTGAACCTTTTGTTGAGATGAGCAATTAAGCTCATGTCATGGCAGCCGGCCTTGAAAGTTTCGTAATTCCCCACGTTCTCATCCCGTTGGTGGTCAGCCAGTCAAGCTGCTCCACTTTTCCCAATTGGGAAAGTCTATAAATATCACCTCCCTCTTTGAGAAGCCACGGaattcaacaccaacatagGTACTTTTTTTCCATCAAGGCATCGACAACATGTAACTTTATATACAATGATTGTATATATACACATTATTTATATATGATGTCAAGAAATGCATTTTTCAAACATCCATCGAGTACAATTCGCTGTTTCCATCCCGTCCACCAAAACGCCTTGCATGCATGCCCTTTCCAATGCCAATGTTATACAGAAATCtttacttcttcttctctcacGTC contains the following coding sequences:
- a CDS encoding Histidinol-phosphatase gives rise to the protein MAFTMHSHSGQFCPGHAKDQLEDIIKHAVELGYKTIGLTEHMPRYEQRDLYPEELDDPQAALEALPPRHEAYLVEAQRLQREYASKVHILIGFEAEFIRPDFAAHVRTLAEHPIIDYFIGSVHHVHGVPIDYDATMFAAARDASEGGTEEKLYEDYYDLQYHMLQELKPRVVGHFDLIRLMSEDPGRDIRQWKGVWERVIRNLKLAREQGGWLEVNSAALRKGLAEPYPCRIIAEEWIKMGGKFTFSDDSHGIAQVATNYARTVAYLESLGIQEVWTLQRKFHPGIEGPNRSVVEDVSVPVDIFRQSFP
- a CDS encoding Histone deacetylase, which gives rise to MATPSRPSLPLRRQSSTRSLRHDNDDLAQSLKQLSISTSPGRAHGSPHLSEPSTPFRASGRRTSQSPRPNARLPSRSPSQGRDPGSGTPTLLRKASMNSLRSSNGMGAVPTPTRRASTTHIMSPSPKSPLATPPVQEKPRPTASSIAHDVLSAELQAHHSPECASQPQTIVVLNDAVYGHRFSRPRTSRAALGTIVERPERIKAAVLGISTAYVRLGGRHSEGAFPPHPRRDVEDLPGIPFRIHKTERKLSLLSPAVVNVHGTKWMEELKMMCEAAESKLAMGGKELQRPELNRGTEKAPEKFHEGDLYLCSESLNAMEGALGAVCEAIDTVFGPGPQRAFVGVRPPGHHCSASYPSGFCWINNVHVGIMHAALNHGLTHAAIIDFDLHHGDGSQAITWQHNTRANAAAKNAAAWKKSSVGYFSLHDINSYPCEMGDEEKVKNASICIDNAHGQTVWNVHLQSWKTEEEFWRLYETKYSVLLEKTRNYLKNQAERLRQSNQVPKAAIFFSAGFDASEWESAGMQRHQVNVPTEFYARIAQDVIKLAAEEGLEVDGRIVSVLEGGYSDKALFSGILSHLSGLADDQTYEREPQNLGRLGAEMGHKIGVLAEEDDEMDTKPSLDSVHSYDPAWWASPRLDELEAIVAGPGGPAAKPHSNTLPTYFSPTQASTARVADPIKMRRSLSNLGASLSRPASPPPPEVPWTVAAHELSKLLIPESRQTDSCKPEDLNAEASRARRDRQSLLMGIDLNPPAPASRPTSRMSLRERRPKPAPPPQPTKDKAPKGRRQTMATATLTADKASAVARGIPSRTNGDEPVRRTSRRLSEVPTTLASRATSQTSSSNEADLPEGSEAPGPGSPASTRAPPGGGLQVKKTRNPVAPRKEPAPRAPRGTKKVAPPTTSRPPTAAQRVHPSTKPQARAGPSCATGDDIDSITTGMKKIRINLITQSQKEARERARLEAEKVKARSVSASAAISQPKPARPIEAPADRRQSPEIRGPDSGNISPTQIAAPNSEIPTPPATITSSGLTTPFPDAPFEINEPQQVSLPPSSSPIPSVSIQSSDDDNVFIAYQPEGPAPVAVAQQEPIKWLPPNVQTPSSQTPAATPSPVKKSNLFQYTEGIPFAPRPQQHAGEQKPTDEGAKSEPPASKSVQEIPETPQHERRG